A genomic segment from Microbulbifer elongatus encodes:
- a CDS encoding permease, which yields MSTFLEAWHQAAVTTLGLFWMAFWAFALGYLISSMIQVFVTRERMRQSMGSAGAKSVGLATLFGFISSSCSFAALATTRALFAKGAGLVPSLAFLLASTNLVVELGIVIAVFLGWQFVVGEYVGGVLLILLMWILVRLTRPKKLIETARQTARQAEESDDDSGAIPDWRRLIRSREGWQRVANRFVMEWKMVWKDVTIGFTVAGIIASFVPKTFFQALFIGAGDSEPAFWQVLVQCLVGPIAAFFTFIGSMGNIPLAAVLFDNGVAFAGIMAFIFSDLVVLPVLRIQARYYGWKMALYILAIFLCILVATAMLLHYGFIALDILPDAASGKSVTDRDYFKLDYTFFLNVSFLLLSIFLFVWRVKSRGFPTLNTDKLSEIVLLVLAMLALLWLLVGSLLPV from the coding sequence GTGAGCACTTTTCTGGAAGCCTGGCACCAGGCCGCCGTTACCACCCTCGGACTGTTCTGGATGGCCTTCTGGGCCTTCGCGCTGGGATATCTGATCAGCAGCATGATCCAGGTGTTCGTGACCCGCGAGCGCATGCGGCAGAGCATGGGTAGCGCGGGGGCAAAAAGTGTTGGTCTGGCGACTCTGTTCGGTTTTATTTCCAGTTCCTGCTCCTTCGCCGCACTGGCCACCACCCGCGCACTGTTTGCCAAGGGGGCGGGACTGGTGCCCTCTCTCGCTTTTCTGCTGGCATCCACCAATCTGGTGGTGGAGCTGGGGATCGTAATCGCGGTTTTCCTCGGTTGGCAGTTTGTTGTGGGCGAGTATGTGGGTGGGGTGCTGCTGATCTTATTGATGTGGATACTTGTGCGACTCACGCGCCCTAAAAAACTGATCGAGACGGCCAGACAAACCGCGCGGCAGGCAGAAGAGAGTGACGATGACAGCGGAGCAATCCCGGACTGGCGCAGACTGATCCGCAGCCGGGAAGGCTGGCAACGGGTCGCAAATCGGTTTGTCATGGAATGGAAGATGGTGTGGAAAGACGTCACCATCGGATTCACTGTTGCGGGTATTATCGCGAGCTTCGTGCCAAAGACGTTTTTTCAGGCGTTGTTTATCGGCGCTGGGGACAGTGAGCCCGCGTTCTGGCAGGTACTCGTACAATGTCTGGTGGGGCCGATTGCCGCGTTTTTTACCTTTATCGGTTCTATGGGAAACATTCCTCTGGCTGCGGTACTGTTTGATAATGGCGTTGCATTCGCAGGTATCATGGCGTTTATCTTCAGCGATCTGGTGGTGTTGCCGGTGCTGCGGATTCAGGCTCGCTACTACGGCTGGAAAATGGCCCTTTATATTCTGGCGATATTTCTCTGTATTCTGGTCGCTACCGCAATGCTGCTGCACTACGGCTTTATCGCACTGGATATTTTGCCTGATGCCGCCAGTGGTAAAAGCGTTACAGATCGCGACTACTTCAAGTTGGACTACACCTTTTTCCTGAACGTCAGCTTTCTGCTGCTGAGTATTTTTCTGTTTGTATGGCGGGTAAAATCCAGGGGTTTCCCCACATTAAATACCGATAAACTCAGCGAGATAGTATTGCTGGTGCTCGCGATGCTGGCATTGCTCTGGCTGCTGGTGGGTAGTCTGCTGCCGGTGTGA
- a CDS encoding heavy metal translocating P-type ATPase, with amino-acid sequence MSQRAASPQTFRLQGVSCAGCVKKIESALNEVAGVEEARVNLGDKTLLVHGPVNAQACIRAVESAGYGAEVAQASARELREQQREEEHRHYRHLLWRAGIALGLGVPLMVWGLITGEMGVHSSVQQFAWGTVGLVTLGVLMFCGGHFFSGAWRALLHHSATMDTLVALGTGTAWLFSMLVVLLPQLLPESARHVYFEASAMIIGLINLGQALEVRARGKTSAAVEKLLELQDTSARVIRSGKEVDIPIAQVQVGDRLRVRPGEKIPVDGRVVDGESLVDESMLTGEPVPVSKAAGDALSAGTLNKNGSLVLSAEKVGAETRLSQIIEMVKNAQSSRVPIARLADTISAIFVPTVMVIAVAAALIWYNFGPDPKVAHMLVVLTSVLIIACPCALGLATPMSVMVGVGKGAENGVLVRNGKALQQATDLDTLVVDKTGTLTEGAPKLTDIESEGDEDELLQRLANLESHSEHPLAEAIVTAAKAKNLPLGEVNNFEAITAHGVRGDVDGKTILLGNRKLIQREGIETGPWPEKAEALAAQGRTAMYAAVDGAMAGVIAVADPVRHDAQAAVKRLQELGLRIEMLTGDNKATAEAVARQLGIEHVHADLLPEDKETIVADLQKGGARVGMAGDGINDAPALARADVGFAMGAGTDVAIESADVTLMRSSLHGVADAVELSRATLRNIKQNLFGAFIYNTLGIPIAAGVLYPITGMLLSPVIAGAAMAFSSVTVVSNANRLRLFRPSQDSAKSNGGDA; translated from the coding sequence ATGAGCCAGAGAGCCGCCTCACCGCAAACGTTTCGCCTGCAAGGGGTCAGTTGTGCGGGCTGTGTGAAAAAGATTGAGTCCGCTCTGAACGAAGTGGCCGGCGTCGAAGAGGCGCGGGTAAACCTGGGCGACAAAACCCTGCTGGTTCACGGCCCGGTGAATGCGCAGGCCTGTATCCGAGCGGTGGAATCCGCCGGCTACGGCGCAGAAGTGGCACAGGCGAGTGCGCGGGAACTGCGCGAACAACAGCGAGAGGAAGAACACCGCCATTACCGGCATTTACTCTGGCGTGCGGGCATTGCCCTGGGGTTGGGTGTACCGCTGATGGTCTGGGGGCTGATTACCGGCGAGATGGGCGTACACAGCAGCGTGCAGCAGTTCGCCTGGGGGACCGTTGGTCTGGTGACCCTTGGGGTACTCATGTTCTGCGGCGGGCACTTCTTTAGCGGGGCATGGCGCGCATTGCTCCATCACAGTGCCACCATGGATACGCTGGTGGCGCTGGGCACTGGCACCGCCTGGCTGTTCTCAATGCTGGTTGTTTTATTGCCGCAATTACTGCCGGAATCCGCGCGCCATGTCTATTTCGAGGCCAGCGCCATGATCATTGGTCTGATCAACCTCGGTCAGGCTCTGGAAGTGCGCGCTCGCGGTAAGACCAGTGCGGCAGTGGAAAAGCTCCTGGAGCTGCAGGACACCAGTGCACGTGTGATTCGAAGCGGAAAAGAGGTGGATATCCCCATCGCGCAGGTCCAGGTCGGCGACCGGTTGCGCGTGCGTCCGGGTGAAAAAATTCCAGTAGATGGCCGAGTGGTCGATGGAGAAAGCCTTGTGGATGAGTCCATGCTTACCGGCGAACCGGTGCCGGTAAGCAAAGCGGCGGGGGATGCGCTCAGCGCCGGTACGCTGAATAAAAACGGCAGCCTCGTATTGAGCGCGGAAAAAGTGGGCGCGGAAACCCGTCTGTCGCAGATCATTGAGATGGTCAAAAACGCCCAGAGTTCGCGGGTTCCCATCGCGCGACTGGCGGACACTATCTCCGCGATCTTCGTACCCACGGTCATGGTTATCGCAGTGGCGGCCGCGCTGATCTGGTACAACTTTGGCCCCGACCCCAAGGTCGCCCACATGCTGGTGGTACTCACCTCGGTGCTGATTATCGCCTGCCCGTGTGCGCTGGGCCTCGCCACGCCCATGTCGGTGATGGTTGGGGTGGGCAAGGGCGCGGAAAACGGCGTACTGGTGCGCAATGGCAAGGCGCTGCAGCAGGCAACGGACCTGGACACCCTGGTGGTGGATAAGACTGGCACCCTTACCGAAGGCGCACCGAAACTGACGGATATCGAAAGTGAAGGTGATGAAGACGAACTGCTACAGCGACTGGCGAACCTGGAAAGCCACTCCGAACATCCGCTGGCGGAAGCGATTGTCACTGCGGCCAAAGCGAAAAACCTGCCGTTGGGTGAGGTAAACAATTTTGAAGCGATTACTGCCCACGGAGTGCGCGGCGACGTCGATGGTAAAACCATTCTGCTGGGTAATCGCAAACTGATACAGCGCGAGGGCATTGAAACCGGACCGTGGCCAGAAAAAGCAGAAGCGCTTGCCGCACAGGGGCGCACCGCCATGTATGCAGCAGTGGATGGGGCCATGGCCGGTGTGATCGCGGTGGCCGATCCTGTTCGCCACGATGCGCAAGCGGCAGTAAAGCGTTTGCAGGAACTCGGCCTGCGTATCGAAATGCTGACCGGTGACAACAAGGCAACGGCAGAAGCGGTCGCTAGGCAGCTGGGGATTGAGCATGTACATGCGGATCTGCTGCCCGAAGACAAGGAAACAATCGTCGCTGATCTGCAAAAGGGTGGCGCCAGAGTGGGAATGGCCGGCGATGGTATCAACGATGCGCCTGCACTGGCGCGTGCCGATGTGGGCTTCGCCATGGGAGCCGGTACCGATGTGGCGATTGAATCTGCCGATGTCACCCTGATGCGCTCGTCGCTGCATGGAGTGGCCGATGCGGTGGAGTTATCCCGCGCGACCCTGCGCAATATCAAACAGAACCTGTTCGGCGCATTTATTTACAACACCCTGGGAATCCCCATCGCTGCCGGTGTGCTTTACCCGATCACCGGCATGCTGCTGAGCCCGGTAATTGCCGGTGCGGCCATGGCGTTTTCCTCGGTGACGGTGGTGAGTAATGCCAATCGGCTGCGGTTGTTCAGACCGTCCCAGGATTCGGCGAAATCCAACGGAGGTGATGCCTAG
- a CDS encoding cupredoxin domain-containing protein: MESVLINFLGLAAIACTLWWFWLAPKQQKSQAAEASETLEILVKDGVYEPEWVRVAAGKETLLHFRREDTSPCAEWVLFPDLEVSAQLAVDKVTQVKIPAADAGEYPFHCQMQMYRGTLVAE, from the coding sequence GTGGAATCCGTACTGATTAATTTTCTCGGACTGGCCGCTATCGCATGTACCCTGTGGTGGTTCTGGTTGGCACCAAAGCAGCAAAAATCGCAGGCGGCTGAAGCCAGTGAAACACTGGAAATCCTGGTCAAGGACGGTGTTTACGAACCGGAGTGGGTGCGGGTGGCCGCCGGCAAAGAAACCCTGCTGCATTTCCGGCGGGAGGATACGTCGCCCTGCGCCGAATGGGTATTGTTTCCCGACCTTGAAGTGAGTGCGCAGTTGGCGGTGGATAAAGTCACCCAAGTAAAAATCCCCGCGGCGGACGCGGGGGAATATCCGTTTCACTGCCAGATGCAGATGTATCGCGGCACGTTGGTTGCGGAGTAA
- a CDS encoding TetR/AcrR family transcriptional regulator, whose protein sequence is MTEKKPTRSELKRQAILQAAKRAFQERGVHNTSMDELAALAEVSKRTVYNHFASKEALIITLMGELWQQATQCADGVYEADTDLKLQLCKLIEAEVRVICSREYIELNRVAFDHFFHQPEALREQMEKFSAIETGIMRWLKAATADGRLQNLDIEIGSKQIHSLIKGSCFWPQLMQVSPLLTPQERAELAERTAALFLSHYAA, encoded by the coding sequence AGTGAACTGAAGCGCCAGGCAATTCTGCAGGCTGCCAAGCGGGCGTTTCAGGAGCGCGGGGTACACAACACCAGCATGGACGAACTGGCCGCGCTGGCGGAAGTCTCGAAGCGCACCGTGTACAACCACTTCGCCAGCAAAGAAGCGCTGATCATTACGCTGATGGGCGAACTCTGGCAGCAGGCCACCCAGTGTGCCGACGGGGTTTACGAGGCCGATACCGATTTAAAACTGCAACTGTGCAAACTGATCGAGGCTGAAGTAAGGGTAATCTGTAGTCGCGAATATATCGAACTGAACCGCGTCGCCTTCGACCACTTTTTCCATCAGCCGGAAGCGCTGCGCGAGCAGATGGAAAAGTTCTCGGCCATTGAGACGGGTATCATGCGCTGGCTCAAGGCGGCCACTGCCGACGGGCGCCTGCAGAACCTGGACATTGAAATCGGCAGCAAGCAAATTCACAGCCTGATCAAGGGCAGCTGTTTCTGGCCCCAGTTGATGCAGGTCAGCCCACTGCTCACACCACAAGAGCGCGCCGAACTGGCGGAGCGCACGGCGGCGTTATTTCTCAGTCACTACGCCGCCTGA